CGCTGGGCTCTAAAAAACCCCGGAGACGTAATTTTTGATGTCGGATATGGCGTTGCTGGCTCTAAAAGCTTAAACTTAATTGAAGGGCTTGAGCAGGAACCAAATTTAAAAATTTATGCGGTTATCAATGTTTCCCGACCGATGACCAGGGAAATAGACGATATCGTTGAACATGTTCGGAGTATCGGACGGGTGGATGGTTTAATAAATAATACCCACCTTGGTGATGATACTACTTGGGATGTGATCTTGGAAGGAGAAGAAAAAGTATTAAAAGCAGCCAAAATTTTAAATCTGCCGGTATTATGGACGGCGGTAGACCAAAAACTAATTAACGGTAATGAAGAAAATATTCAAAAGCTTAAAACCCCGGTTAAGGGGTTAATAAGATACATGCCAAAAACCTTTTGGTAATACTACGAGGAGGTGCCAAAAATGGCAAACAAGCCAGTTACCGGGGAGCAGAGAGTCTTCATGACCGGGAACGAAGTAATCGCTTATGCGGCGATTATGGCCGAAGCGGATATTATGTATGGTTACCCGATTACTCCCCAAAACGAAATTATGCACTACTGGACAAGACTTGCCCCCAAGTACGGCAAAAAATTTTTGCAGACGGAAGATGAGCTGTCTGCAGGATTTACGACCTTGGGCGGGGTTTTAGCCGGGCGGAAAGCCTTTACCGCTACCGCCGGTCCTGGCAATACCCTAATGCAGGAGCCTATGTCCATGGCGGAAATGATGCGGATACCCTCCCTGTTAATTGTCCAGCAGCGAGGCGGCCCATCTACTGCCACTGTTATTTATTCTCAACAGGAAGTAACTATGACTACCTATGGGGGCAACGGAGAAGGCTTTCGCATTGTTTATTCTACCGCTACCCACCAGGATCTTTACGACTATGTCATTAAAGGCTTTAATACTGCCTGGAAATACCGCTTCCCAACCTTTATCTTAGGGGACGGTTATCAAGCGAAAATGCGGGAATCCTGTATTATGTACGATCCAGCAGAACGCGGCATCGAGCTTGTTAAACCCACTCCCTACATGGGTGCTCCCGGAACACCCGGTATTGACCGAAAACCAAGTCATATGCGGAACACCTACAATACCGAAGAAGAACTGTATGAAGTGGTCATGAATATTGCCAAAGCGTACGAAGCCATTATTCCGGAAATAGTAGAGTTTGAAGAGTTAAACGCCTTTGAAGCTGATACCGTAATCATTGCCCACGGGGT
The genomic region above belongs to Carboxydothermus pertinax and contains:
- a CDS encoding ferredoxin oxidoreductase; amino-acid sequence: MANKPVTGEQRVFMTGNEVIAYAAIMAEADIMYGYPITPQNEIMHYWTRLAPKYGKKFLQTEDELSAGFTTLGGVLAGRKAFTATAGPGNTLMQEPMSMAEMMRIPSLLIVQQRGGPSTATVIYSQQEVTMTTYGGNGEGFRIVYSTATHQDLYDYVIKGFNTAWKYRFPTFILGDGYQAKMRESCIMYDPAERGIELVKPTPYMGAPGTPGIDRKPSHMRNTYNTEEELYEVVMNIAKAYEAIIPEIVEFEELNAFEADTVIIAHGVVSRAAKGAVKELLAQGEKKVGYFRPITLRPLAVNELREIASRAKKLIIAESSYGQLLKQIKEAIYGTDVEIHTILKPGVGITQEEIVAKYHEVK